In Halococcus salifodinae DSM 8989, one DNA window encodes the following:
- a CDS encoding beta-ribofuranosylaminobenzene 5'-phosphate synthase family protein, with protein MAKVTAGARLHFGFQSLSLARERLYGGVGVALAEPRIVLTARPAPTVRADDPRTAEYAERAVELLDVPGVEIECRKRFPRHVGLGSGTQLALAVLAAVAQAHDRKPRVRERAPALGRGGRSGVGCAAFEQGGFVVDAGHHTERFTADPPTDGEWTVPTPVARHTLPDSWRFVVAIPDLDRGRSGDREERSLERVAAQADPTITDEIAKLVARRLLPAAAEGSLQRFGSAIAELGRLNGAWYADEQGGVYRPPLGDLIDDLGASSAITGAGQSSWGPAVYGLVDDERADDARDAAHDALSSVGVDGEVLVCRPRNEGTRIEPSDE; from the coding sequence ATGGCGAAGGTCACGGCCGGCGCGCGGCTCCACTTCGGGTTCCAGAGCCTCTCGCTCGCCCGCGAGCGCCTCTACGGTGGCGTCGGGGTCGCGCTCGCCGAGCCACGGATCGTCCTCACGGCTCGGCCCGCCCCGACCGTTCGCGCGGACGATCCCCGCACCGCCGAATACGCCGAACGTGCGGTCGAACTCCTCGATGTCCCGGGCGTCGAGATCGAGTGCCGCAAGCGGTTCCCGCGTCACGTGGGTCTCGGCAGCGGCACCCAGCTCGCGCTCGCAGTGCTCGCGGCGGTCGCGCAGGCGCACGACCGCAAACCCCGAGTTCGAGAGCGCGCGCCGGCGCTCGGCCGGGGCGGCCGCAGCGGGGTCGGCTGTGCGGCGTTCGAGCAGGGCGGGTTCGTCGTCGACGCGGGACACCACACCGAGCGGTTCACCGCCGATCCACCGACGGACGGCGAGTGGACGGTCCCGACGCCGGTCGCCCGCCACACGCTCCCGGACTCGTGGCGGTTCGTGGTCGCGATCCCCGATCTCGATCGGGGTCGGAGCGGCGACCGCGAGGAGCGAAGCCTCGAACGCGTCGCGGCCCAGGCCGATCCCACGATCACCGACGAGATCGCGAAGCTGGTCGCGCGGCGGTTGCTGCCGGCGGCCGCCGAGGGGTCGCTCCAGCGGTTCGGCAGCGCGATCGCCGAACTCGGTCGGCTGAACGGCGCGTGGTACGCCGACGAGCAGGGCGGCGTCTACCGCCCGCCGCTCGGCGACCTCATCGACGACCTCGGCGCATCGTCGGCGATCACGGGCGCGGGGCAGTCGTCGTGGGGTCCCGCAGTCTACGGGCTGGTCGACGACGAACGCGCGGACGACGCGCGCGATGCAGCCCACGACGCACTGTCGTCGGTCGGCGTCGATGGCGAGGTCCTCGTGTGCCGCCCACGAAACGAGGGCACACGGATCGAGCCGAGCGACGAGTGA
- a CDS encoding rhodanese-like domain-containing protein codes for MSTLERSAWGLVEEAERDVESISVETLEAELAEGETIALDIRDIREVWIERSIPDAEHAPRGMIEFWADPETDYYKDFFDPDRRYVLYCNEAGRSALAAKRLAEMGYTDVAHLDGGFTAWQESGGDVVDVPQKDYKS; via the coding sequence ATGAGCACGCTCGAACGATCCGCGTGGGGACTCGTCGAGGAGGCCGAACGCGACGTCGAATCGATCTCGGTCGAGACACTCGAAGCCGAACTCGCCGAAGGCGAAACGATCGCCCTCGACATCCGCGATATCCGTGAGGTCTGGATCGAGAGATCGATCCCCGACGCCGAGCACGCTCCGAGAGGTATGATCGAGTTCTGGGCCGATCCCGAGACCGACTACTACAAGGACTTTTTCGATCCCGATCGGCGATACGTCCTCTACTGCAACGAGGCCGGCCGGTCGGCGCTCGCAGCGAAACGCCTCGCTGAAATGGGCTACACCGACGTCGCCCATCTCGACGGTGGGTTCACCGCGTGGCAGGAATCCGGCGGTGACGTCGTCGACGTCCCACAGAAGGACTACAAGAGCTGA
- a CDS encoding Nif3-like dinuclear metal center hexameric protein, which yields MNLSTFCERLDERLRTDAYADLDASANGLQVGPGGPAEADPDIDHAAFAVDAAVETAERAADAQSDVLCVHHGLFWGEFERATGPTYDRLAPFFENDLALYVSHLPLDGHPEIGNAAGLAETLGLEDREAFGTLGGEHIGLRGRSPDEFAPDELRDRLATECDPEQGVKHLDFGPERIENVAIATGSAADWLDEAVAAGADAFVTGEGKQAVYHEAREAGIHVYLAGHYATETFGVRSLLSLAEEWGVETTFVDCPTGL from the coding sequence GTGAACCTCTCGACGTTCTGCGAACGGCTCGACGAACGGCTCCGCACCGACGCCTACGCCGACCTCGACGCGAGCGCGAACGGACTCCAGGTCGGTCCTGGCGGCCCAGCAGAAGCCGATCCCGACATCGATCACGCCGCGTTCGCGGTGGATGCGGCGGTCGAGACGGCCGAACGGGCTGCCGACGCACAATCTGACGTGCTCTGTGTCCACCACGGGCTGTTCTGGGGCGAGTTCGAGCGCGCCACCGGCCCGACCTACGACCGACTCGCGCCGTTTTTCGAGAACGACCTCGCGCTCTACGTCTCGCACCTCCCGCTCGACGGCCATCCCGAGATCGGCAACGCTGCCGGCCTCGCCGAAACGCTCGGCCTCGAAGATCGAGAGGCGTTCGGCACGCTCGGGGGCGAACACATCGGTCTTCGTGGACGTTCGCCCGACGAGTTCGCGCCCGACGAACTCCGCGACCGACTCGCGACTGAATGCGACCCGGAGCAAGGAGTCAAGCACCTCGACTTCGGCCCCGAACGGATCGAAAACGTCGCGATCGCCACCGGGAGCGCGGCGGACTGGCTCGACGAGGCTGTCGCGGCCGGTGCGGACGCGTTCGTGACCGGCGAGGGCAAACAGGCGGTCTATCACGAGGCGCGAGAGGCCGGCATCCACGTCTATCTCGCGGGCCACTACGCGACCGAGACGTTCGGCGTGCGGTCGTTGCTGTCGCTGGCCGAGGAGTGGGGCGTCGAGACAACGTTCGTCGACTGTCCAACGGGGCTGTAG
- a CDS encoding glycosyltransferase: MQPTVAVAHYPEGAGHATRMLAVARALEARGATVTLAGGGHGARFIEYNGYEQFEPAPVDFIGDYQGGSLGHVLTNSLPSSARRVYDYVGWLRREQPDALVTDDMFAAMAAEFADTRLFVCTHNASAYYDAVIEQGFTWLLNRHQLFAAEAFLYPSIWPADPGDPPGVTRVPPIALDAPADEQERKPVETDVLVVPSAYSTGYDDLAARLRDAGHEVTFVGGPDWECVPALLPHIRAADKVVCSGYSTVMEAAVAGTPCIVYPFTDEQHGVSRVIERTGIEGFQVEHSPAHVVRAVSQPLESPAYENGADHAAAHVLGDRS; this comes from the coding sequence GGTGCGACGGTCACGCTCGCCGGCGGCGGTCACGGCGCACGCTTCATCGAGTACAACGGGTACGAACAGTTCGAACCCGCCCCCGTCGACTTCATCGGCGATTATCAGGGTGGCTCGCTCGGCCACGTCCTCACGAACAGCCTGCCGAGCAGCGCGCGGCGGGTGTACGACTACGTGGGCTGGCTCCGGCGCGAGCAGCCCGACGCGCTCGTCACCGACGACATGTTCGCCGCGATGGCGGCCGAGTTCGCCGACACGCGGCTGTTCGTCTGCACCCACAACGCCTCGGCGTACTACGACGCGGTCATCGAGCAGGGGTTCACGTGGCTGCTCAACCGCCACCAGCTGTTCGCCGCCGAGGCGTTTCTCTATCCGTCGATCTGGCCCGCTGATCCCGGCGACCCGCCGGGCGTGACGCGTGTTCCACCGATCGCGCTCGACGCTCCGGCCGACGAGCAGGAACGAAAGCCGGTCGAGACCGACGTCCTCGTGGTGCCGAGCGCGTACTCGACCGGATACGACGATCTCGCGGCTCGGCTCCGAGACGCAGGCCACGAGGTGACGTTCGTCGGCGGACCGGACTGGGAGTGTGTTCCGGCACTCCTCCCCCATATACGGGCGGCCGACAAGGTGGTGTGTTCGGGCTACTCGACCGTGATGGAGGCCGCGGTCGCCGGCACGCCCTGTATCGTCTACCCGTTCACCGACGAACAACACGGCGTCTCGCGAGTCATCGAGCGCACAGGAATCGAAGGATTTCAGGTCGAACACTCACCCGCCCACGTCGTCCGGGCGGTCAGTCAGCCGCTCGAATCGCCGGCCTACGAGAACGGCGCGGACCATGCGGCGGCGCACGTCCTCGGCGACCGATCGTAA